In Bacteroidota bacterium, a single genomic region encodes these proteins:
- a CDS encoding CehA/McbA family metallohydrolase, with protein MKKNTLLILISLILIFTGFTIAQTPAYNFYFGNIHSHTWYSDGNADKTPASYPAPVAKAMEYGRTVANNLNFLAVTDHNHNESLRMTLAYWRSGVIEADTANKDGIFVGLYGQEWGTISGGGHVLVLGTNKLIGWNPGVYDVYVAKGDYKNLWKKTDSLNGFCYLAHPNSSDFGNLINTVYDSSYDCVIQGTAIKSGPAFSTNITQTEPSSSNDESYYHSLLKRGYHVAPTSDQDNHYTNFGMSNQQRTVVVAPALTQSEILNALRNRRVYASEDNNIKVQFEVGTNLMGDIFSTAPPFNVRVKVSDATPNDVVSKIEIRYGIPGSGAVPTVLATVSGRDSLVTTVTQSLGSTYYYYVFVQQNDGHRVWTAPMWITAKEDQLPVTFGSFTATLNLNGGGVDLKWSTLTEKNNYGFYVQRKKDTETNFRTLNYHVIPGLGEPHEYSYTDTTIVEAGNYEYRIMQVDTDSMKHFSSTVPISFTPTAVFENSGLPSEYKLFQNYPNPFNPVTNIQYQVPEYTFISLKVFDVFGREVQTLVNGYIQPGYHRVEFDASQIASGIYYYQLKTPNSNGLMGKMILLK; from the coding sequence ACTAATACTGATATTTACCGGTTTTACAATTGCTCAAACTCCGGCATATAATTTTTATTTTGGTAACATCCATTCTCATACATGGTATTCAGATGGGAATGCAGATAAAACTCCTGCCTCGTACCCGGCTCCTGTTGCTAAAGCTATGGAATATGGAAGAACTGTTGCAAATAATTTGAATTTTCTTGCAGTTACTGACCACAATCATAACGAGAGTTTGAGAATGACATTAGCATACTGGCGATCAGGTGTAATTGAAGCTGATACTGCAAACAAAGATGGAATCTTCGTGGGATTATATGGACAGGAGTGGGGCACGATTAGCGGTGGTGGGCACGTCTTGGTTTTGGGAACCAATAAATTGATTGGTTGGAATCCTGGAGTTTACGATGTTTATGTCGCAAAAGGAGATTACAAAAACCTGTGGAAGAAAACTGATTCACTCAACGGGTTTTGTTATCTTGCACACCCAAATAGTTCTGACTTTGGAAATCTTATAAACACGGTATACGACTCTTCTTACGATTGCGTGATACAGGGGACTGCAATTAAAAGCGGTCCAGCTTTTTCAACGAACATTACACAAACTGAACCTTCCAGCTCGAATGATGAATCTTATTATCATAGTCTTTTAAAACGTGGTTATCACGTAGCTCCAACTTCGGATCAAGATAATCACTATACAAACTTCGGTATGAGCAACCAACAGCGAACAGTTGTAGTCGCCCCAGCCTTAACGCAGTCTGAAATTCTAAATGCATTGAGAAATCGTCGAGTATATGCCTCCGAAGATAACAATATAAAAGTTCAATTCGAGGTAGGTACAAATCTTATGGGCGATATTTTTTCTACCGCCCCGCCTTTTAATGTTAGAGTAAAAGTTTCAGATGCAACCCCGAACGATGTCGTTTCTAAAATTGAAATCAGATATGGAATACCGGGATCCGGTGCGGTTCCAACTGTTTTAGCCACTGTGAGCGGCAGGGATTCGTTAGTTACTACAGTTACTCAATCGCTCGGTTCCACTTATTATTATTATGTTTTTGTTCAACAAAACGATGGTCATCGAGTATGGACTGCCCCGATGTGGATAACAGCTAAAGAAGATCAGTTGCCAGTTACTTTCGGATCGTTCACAGCAACTTTAAATCTTAATGGTGGTGGAGTAGATCTTAAATGGTCAACGCTCACTGAAAAAAATAATTACGGTTTCTATGTTCAACGTAAAAAAGATACTGAAACAAATTTTCGTACACTAAATTATCATGTAATTCCAGGTTTGGGTGAACCACACGAATATTCTTACACAGATACTACCATTGTAGAAGCGGGTAACTATGAATATCGAATTATGCAAGTTGATACCGACAGTATGAAACATTTTTCCTCAACTGTACCAATAAGTTTTACACCTACGGCGGTTTTTGAAAATTCGGGACTCCCTTCGGAATATAAATTATTCCAAAATTACCCCAATCCGTTTAACCCTGTAACGAACATACAATATCAAGTTCCCGAATACACCTTTATTTCATTAAAAGTTTTTGATGTCTTTGGTAGAGAAGTCCAAACGTTGGTCAATGGTTACATTCAGCCAGGTTATCATCGAGTAGAATTTGATGCCTCTCAAATTGCGAGCGGAATTTATTATTATCAACTAAAAACGCCAAATTCTAACGGTTTAATGGGGAAAATGATATTACTCAAATAA
- the rpmE gene encoding 50S ribosomal protein L31 has product MKDGIHPTYKKAIVTCICGNTFETRSSIGNIKLEICSACHPFFTGKQKLLDSAGRIERFNRKYSKPKEETPTA; this is encoded by the coding sequence ATGAAAGACGGTATTCACCCGACATATAAAAAAGCGATTGTAACTTGTATTTGCGGAAATACATTTGAAACACGATCGAGCATTGGTAATATAAAATTAGAAATTTGCTCGGCTTGCCATCCATTCTTTACAGGAAAACAGAAATTGCTCGACTCGGCAGGTCGTATCGAAAGATTCAATCGTAAGTATTCTAAACCAAAAGAAGAAACTCCAACAGCATAG